A portion of the Faecalibacterium sp. I3-3-89 genome contains these proteins:
- the prfB gene encoding peptide chain release factor 2, with protein sequence MITTDELKVQLADYGKAVKDLEEALAIDASRKRVQELEHTMSRPGFYDDAELSKKVFDEVGDLKGKLNRFEKLQGLYDDAETMLVMLDEEYDPEMVPEAEEAVNAVGKAVDELQLMTMLNGEYDHSNAILTFHAGTGGTEAQDWAEMLYRMYNKWAQAHGMTVEVLDYQDGDEAGMKSASMMVKGANAYGLLKSENGVHRLVRVSPFDANARRQTSFASLEVMPELDNTIQVDIRPEDIEMQVYRSSGAGGQHINKTSSAVRLIHKPTGIVVSCQTQRSQFQNRDYAMEMLKAKLYQIAKQQHMDKIDDIKGVQNEIAWGHQIRSYVFMPYTMVKDHRTNYETGNVDAVMDGDLDGFIFAYLKAASRGELQDA encoded by the coding sequence ATGATCACCACGGACGAACTGAAAGTGCAGCTGGCCGACTACGGCAAGGCTGTGAAAGACCTGGAAGAGGCGCTGGCCATCGACGCCTCCCGCAAGCGCGTGCAGGAGCTGGAGCACACCATGTCCCGCCCCGGCTTCTACGACGACGCGGAGCTGAGCAAGAAAGTCTTCGACGAGGTCGGCGACCTGAAGGGCAAGCTGAACCGCTTCGAGAAGCTGCAGGGCCTCTACGACGACGCCGAGACCATGCTGGTCATGCTGGACGAGGAGTACGACCCCGAGATGGTGCCCGAGGCCGAGGAGGCCGTCAACGCAGTGGGCAAGGCGGTGGACGAGCTGCAGCTGATGACCATGCTGAACGGCGAGTACGACCACAGCAACGCCATCCTGACCTTCCACGCCGGTACCGGCGGCACCGAGGCGCAGGACTGGGCCGAGATGCTCTACCGGATGTACAACAAGTGGGCGCAGGCCCACGGCATGACCGTGGAGGTGCTGGACTATCAGGACGGCGACGAGGCCGGCATGAAGAGCGCCTCCATGATGGTCAAGGGCGCCAACGCCTACGGCCTGCTCAAGAGCGAGAACGGCGTCCACCGTCTGGTGCGCGTCTCGCCCTTCGACGCCAACGCCCGCCGTCAGACCAGCTTTGCCTCGCTGGAGGTCATGCCCGAGCTGGACAACACCATTCAGGTGGACATCCGCCCCGAGGACATCGAGATGCAGGTCTACCGCTCCTCCGGCGCAGGCGGCCAGCACATCAACAAGACCTCCTCCGCCGTCCGACTCATCCATAAGCCCACCGGCATCGTGGTCAGCTGCCAGACCCAGCGCAGCCAGTTCCAGAACCGCGACTACGCCATGGAGATGCTGAAGGCAAAGCTCTACCAGATCGCCAAGCAGCAGCATATGGACAAGATCGACGACATCAAGGGCGTCCAGAACGAGATCGCATGGGGCCACCAGATCCGCTCCTACGTCTTCATGCCCTACACCATGGTCAAGGACCACCGCACCAACTACGAGACCGGCAACGTGGACGCTGTCATGGACGGCGACCTCGACGGCTTCATCTTCGCCTACCTCAAGGCCGCCAGCCGTGGGGAGCTGCAGGATGCATAA
- a CDS encoding RING finger protein produces the protein MPKYYGCPCEGCGEPLTLQDDIVVCPDCGAPYHRTCYEKLGQCIHRPAHAAGYEWKFPYEESQLRTCPACGERTLRDAEKCRCCGAVLPPEEQEPSPVSDTTEDSFDYSRMYRQFGGAADPEKEFFEEAFGKEARMDGIARQDWLDYIGPAAPAYLAAYSRMQLQKSKISMSFSALLFGPFYFFYRKAWKPAFGFLAAEMLLAAPTFIEMLQLSGSSFAPALSASALTVLARVCSLLSFLLMLVRGMYGKWLYRRSAASRIRRIQSEFPDARQRQAVLRAQGGVSFGAVFLCILLLTVGGSLFTLLLGPDLQALFNAFYG, from the coding sequence ATGCCAAAATACTATGGCTGTCCGTGTGAGGGCTGCGGCGAGCCGCTCACCCTTCAGGATGACATCGTGGTCTGCCCCGACTGCGGCGCGCCCTATCACCGCACCTGCTACGAGAAGCTGGGCCAGTGCATCCACCGCCCCGCCCATGCCGCCGGTTACGAGTGGAAGTTCCCCTACGAGGAGAGCCAGCTCCGCACCTGCCCGGCCTGCGGCGAGCGCACCCTGCGGGATGCAGAAAAATGCCGCTGCTGCGGCGCAGTGCTCCCCCCCGAGGAGCAGGAGCCGTCCCCTGTCTCCGACACCACGGAGGACAGCTTCGACTACTCCCGGATGTACCGCCAGTTCGGCGGCGCAGCCGACCCCGAGAAGGAGTTCTTCGAGGAGGCCTTCGGCAAAGAGGCCCGGATGGACGGCATCGCCCGGCAGGACTGGCTGGACTACATCGGCCCCGCCGCCCCCGCCTATCTGGCGGCCTACAGCCGGATGCAGCTGCAAAAGAGCAAGATCTCCATGAGCTTCTCGGCGCTGCTGTTCGGGCCGTTCTATTTCTTCTACCGCAAGGCGTGGAAGCCGGCCTTCGGCTTCCTTGCCGCCGAAATGCTGCTGGCGGCCCCCACCTTCATCGAGATGCTCCAGCTCTCGGGCAGCAGCTTCGCCCCGGCCCTCAGCGCCTCGGCCCTGACGGTCCTTGCCCGGGTCTGCTCCCTTCTCAGCTTCCTGCTGATGCTGGTGCGGGGGATGTACGGCAAATGGCTCTACCGCCGCAGCGCGGCCAGCCGCATCCGCCGCATCCAGTCCGAGTTCCCCGACGCCCGCCAGCGGCAGGCTGTCCTCCGCGCACAGGGCGGCGTCAGCTTCGGGGCGGTCTTTCTCTGCATCCTGCTCCTGACCGTCGGCGGCAGCCTCTTTACCCTGCTGCTCGGCCCCGACCTGCAGGCCCTGTTCAACGCTTTTTACGGCTGA
- a CDS encoding UTP--glucose-1-phosphate uridylyltransferase translates to MKKVTKAVIPAAGLGTRVLPATKAMPKGMLPLVDKPAIQYLVEEAVRSGITDILIIVSRNQGIIQDHFDRSPELEAKLAVPGKEKMLEECLGISNLANIFFVRQHQTLGLGHAVSMAKPFTGDDPFVVIYGDDVIWGEDPVCAQLIRAYEEFGRPVAGVSAVPWADVSRYCSLKTTPIHDNYFFVDDMIEKPKKGQEFSNYSILGRVLLTPEIYDILAQTKPGAGGEIQLTDAMAEYARSHGGMTAVEFTGKHYDMGNKLKVVEAQVELALQHPEIGEAFRAYLKEFCKTL, encoded by the coding sequence ATGAAAAAAGTCACCAAGGCAGTCATCCCCGCTGCGGGCCTCGGCACCCGCGTCCTGCCCGCCACCAAGGCCATGCCCAAGGGGATGCTCCCCCTCGTGGACAAGCCCGCCATCCAGTATCTGGTGGAGGAGGCCGTCCGCTCCGGCATCACCGACATCCTCATCATCGTGAGCCGGAATCAAGGCATCATTCAGGACCACTTCGACCGCAGCCCCGAGCTGGAAGCAAAGCTGGCCGTCCCCGGCAAGGAGAAGATGCTGGAGGAGTGCCTCGGCATCTCGAATCTGGCCAACATCTTCTTCGTCCGCCAGCACCAGACCCTCGGCCTCGGCCACGCCGTCAGCATGGCCAAGCCCTTCACCGGCGACGACCCCTTCGTGGTCATCTACGGTGACGACGTCATCTGGGGCGAGGACCCGGTCTGCGCCCAGCTCATCCGCGCCTACGAGGAGTTCGGCCGCCCGGTCGCGGGCGTGTCTGCCGTGCCATGGGCCGACGTGAGCCGCTATTGCAGCCTCAAGACCACCCCCATCCACGACAACTACTTCTTCGTGGACGACATGATCGAGAAGCCCAAGAAGGGGCAGGAGTTCAGCAACTACTCCATCCTTGGCCGCGTCCTGCTGACGCCCGAGATCTACGACATCCTCGCCCAGACCAAGCCCGGCGCAGGCGGCGAGATCCAGCTGACCGACGCCATGGCCGAGTATGCCCGCAGCCACGGCGGCATGACGGCGGTGGAGTTCACCGGCAAGCACTACGACATGGGCAACAAGCTCAAGGTCGTGGAGGCGCAGGTGGAGCTGGCCCTGCAGCACCCCGAGATCGGTGAGGCCTTCCGCGCCTACCTGAAGGAGTTCTGCAAGACGCTGTAA
- the rpsR gene encoding 30S ribosomal protein S18 — MAFERTEGSRPARPIRRGRKKVCSFCVDRIDTIDYKDVPRLRKYVSERAKIIPRRVTGTCAFHQRALTVAIKRARHVALMPYVSD; from the coding sequence ATGGCTTTTGAAAGAACCGAAGGCTCTCGCCCCGCGCGCCCCATCCGCCGCGGCCGCAAGAAGGTTTGCAGCTTCTGTGTCGATCGCATCGACACCATCGATTACAAGGACGTGCCCCGTCTGCGTAAGTACGTTTCTGAGCGTGCAAAGATCATTCCCCGCCGTGTGACCGGCACCTGCGCTTTCCATCAGCGCGCCCTGACCGTGGCCATCAAGCGTGCTCGTCACGTTGCCCTGATGCCCTACGTCAGCGACTAA
- a CDS encoding single-stranded DNA-binding protein has translation MLNVVAIMGRLVADPELRTTQNGTNVCSFRIACDRNFARQGEQRQADFIDIVAWRQQAEFVSKYFQKGSLIAIEGSLQTRQYQDKNGNNRTAVEVVANNISFAGPKNSNGSNQGGSSYQNAAPSYQNAAPARPAAVEAAPSYSAGNADDFAVIDDSDDLPF, from the coding sequence ATGTTGAATGTTGTAGCGATCATGGGCCGCCTCGTGGCGGATCCCGAGCTTCGCACCACCCAGAACGGCACCAATGTGTGCAGCTTCCGCATTGCGTGCGACCGCAACTTTGCCCGTCAGGGCGAGCAGCGTCAGGCCGATTTCATCGACATCGTCGCATGGCGCCAGCAGGCAGAGTTCGTCTCCAAGTATTTCCAGAAGGGCAGTCTGATCGCCATCGAAGGCAGTCTCCAGACCCGCCAGTATCAGGACAAGAACGGGAACAACCGCACGGCTGTGGAGGTCGTGGCAAACAACATCAGCTTTGCAGGCCCCAAGAACTCGAATGGCAGCAATCAGGGCGGCAGCAGCTATCAGAATGCTGCGCCGTCCTACCAGAACGCAGCGCCTGCCCGCCCGGCTGCTGTGGAGGCAGCTCCCAGCTACTCCGCCGGAAACGCAGACGACTTCGCCGTCATCGACGACAGCGACGATCTGCCGTTCTGA
- the rpsF gene encoding 30S ribosomal protein S6, with amino-acid sequence MAKYETMLITSAALDEEASSALIGKFKSLIEANGTIDSIDEWGKRRLAYPINDEEEGVYTVINFTADPSFPAELDRVYKITEGVMRSLIVAHEE; translated from the coding sequence ATGGCAAAGTACGAAACCATGCTGATTACCAGCGCTGCTCTCGACGAGGAGGCTTCTTCCGCCCTCATCGGCAAGTTCAAGTCCCTGATCGAGGCAAACGGTACCATCGATTCCATCGATGAGTGGGGCAAGCGCCGTCTGGCCTACCCCATCAACGATGAGGAGGAGGGCGTCTACACCGTGATCAACTTCACCGCCGATCCCAGCTTCCCCGCTGAGCTTGACCGTGTGTACAAGATCACTGAGGGCGTTATGCGCAGCCTGATCGTTGCCCACGAGGAGTAA
- a CDS encoding cation:proton antiporter yields MYSIFRNLAIILISAKFFALLARKCRAPQVVGEIIAGLVIGPCLLNLVQPSDSIAIFAEIGVVLLMFNTGLGTNLQELMRAGPIATLIACVGVAVPLAGGTLLYSLFYGFAAVGSTEFYRALFIGTIMTATSVSITVATLQELGKLKSFLGTTIVSAAVIDDVIGIVVLTCVLGASGGSDTSLVEVLMDTILFFAAAIVIGLIIHKAMLWLDHRNPHTQRITIVSLAFCFAMAYIAEQYFGIADITGAYIAGIVLCSLEDASYIERRVDISSYTLFSPVFFASIGLKTDISGLTPTILLFSVCFVVVALITKIIGCGLAAKVCRFSWPDSLKVGVGMMTRGEVALIVAQKGLGVGVVDSVFFTAVILLIVVSSIITPLVLKGLFAKG; encoded by the coding sequence ATGTATTCCATCTTCAGGAACCTCGCCATCATCCTCATCAGCGCCAAGTTCTTTGCGCTGCTGGCCCGCAAATGCCGGGCACCGCAGGTGGTGGGCGAGATCATCGCGGGCCTCGTCATCGGCCCCTGTCTGCTGAATCTCGTCCAGCCCAGCGACTCCATCGCCATCTTCGCCGAGATCGGCGTCGTGCTGCTGATGTTCAACACCGGCCTCGGCACCAACCTGCAGGAGCTGATGCGGGCTGGCCCCATCGCCACCCTCATCGCCTGCGTGGGCGTGGCGGTGCCTCTGGCGGGCGGCACCCTGCTCTACAGCCTCTTCTACGGCTTTGCGGCGGTGGGCAGCACCGAGTTCTACCGTGCCCTCTTCATCGGTACCATCATGACGGCCACCAGCGTCTCCATCACCGTGGCCACCCTGCAGGAGCTGGGCAAGCTCAAGAGCTTCCTCGGCACCACCATCGTCAGCGCCGCCGTCATTGATGACGTCATCGGCATCGTGGTGCTCACCTGCGTGCTGGGTGCCAGCGGCGGCTCGGACACCAGCCTCGTGGAGGTGCTGATGGACACCATCCTCTTCTTCGCGGCCGCCATCGTCATTGGCCTCATCATCCACAAGGCCATGCTCTGGCTGGACCATCGCAACCCCCACACCCAGCGCATCACCATCGTCAGCCTTGCCTTCTGCTTTGCGATGGCCTACATCGCCGAGCAGTATTTCGGCATCGCCGACATCACGGGCGCTTACATCGCGGGCATCGTGCTCTGCTCCCTTGAGGATGCGTCCTACATCGAGCGCCGGGTGGACATCAGCAGCTACACCCTCTTCTCCCCCGTCTTCTTCGCCAGCATCGGCCTCAAGACCGACATCAGCGGCCTCACCCCCACCATCCTGCTCTTCAGCGTCTGCTTCGTGGTGGTGGCCCTCATCACCAAGATCATCGGCTGCGGCCTTGCCGCGAAAGTCTGCCGCTTCAGCTGGCCGGACTCCCTCAAGGTGGGCGTCGGCATGATGACCCGCGGCGAGGTGGCCCTCATCGTGGCCCAGAAGGGCCTCGGCGTGGGGGTGGTGGACTCCGTCTTCTTCACGGCAGTCATCCTCCTCATCGTCGTCTCCTCCATCATCACCCCTCTGGTGCTGAAGGGGTTGTTTGCGAAGGGTTAA
- a CDS encoding bifunctional metallophosphatase/5'-nucleotidase: MKHFISRRNFLKAAGVTAAASAMAAAVPQASAGWLTGKDAAVTILYTNDVHTYIDNKSPKLTYAAIAALKQGYVDEGKPVLLVDAGDHIQGTAYGSMDDGATIIELMNEAGYDVATPGNHEFDYGMARAKAVIKEADFPYVSCNWVDLRTGLRVLPAVKLFPAGGKWIAFVGITTPESFTKSTPAYFMNAKQTKYIYDILGGDDGKKLYDAVQKGIDKAKALGADVIIGLGHLGVDPSSSPWTSEEVIANTTGFDAFIDGHSHTVMENKQVYDAAGKAVTLTQTGSYLANVGKMTLAEDGTITTELISTADVSDAAVAATAATWVKEVDEMLGEQIAVTDINFYISDPATGKRRIRSGETNLGDFVADGIYTYFNEIEQLDCDIAMMNGGGIRTDVSAGAWSFKTCKQISPFGNVACLMAVTGQQIQDALEFGARFVGPEGKENGGFLHVAGATYEIHTDIPNTVRTDDKNVWQGSATGTPRVQNVRIYDRKTGTYEPLDPNRTYALAGMNYTLRNLGDGFAMFDGAELIKDYVAEDYLVMSTYAMIFDGATEGMPVLASANSPLASYPGYLLDYEDPYGAGRIQVV; this comes from the coding sequence GTGAAACACTTTATTTCTCGCCGCAATTTCCTGAAGGCCGCCGGTGTCACCGCCGCTGCCTCGGCCATGGCCGCTGCCGTCCCGCAGGCTTCTGCCGGCTGGCTGACGGGCAAGGACGCCGCCGTCACCATCCTGTACACCAACGACGTACACACCTACATTGATAACAAGTCCCCCAAGCTGACCTATGCCGCCATCGCCGCCCTGAAGCAGGGCTATGTCGATGAGGGCAAGCCCGTCCTGCTGGTGGACGCAGGCGACCACATTCAGGGCACCGCCTACGGCTCGATGGACGACGGCGCGACCATCATCGAGCTGATGAACGAGGCGGGCTACGATGTGGCCACGCCGGGCAACCACGAGTTCGACTACGGCATGGCCCGCGCCAAGGCCGTCATCAAGGAAGCGGACTTCCCCTATGTCTCCTGCAACTGGGTGGACCTGCGCACCGGTCTGCGCGTCCTGCCCGCCGTCAAGCTGTTCCCCGCAGGCGGCAAATGGATCGCATTCGTGGGCATCACCACCCCCGAGTCCTTCACCAAGTCCACCCCGGCCTACTTCATGAACGCCAAGCAGACCAAGTACATCTACGACATTCTGGGCGGTGACGACGGCAAGAAGCTGTACGATGCCGTGCAGAAGGGCATCGACAAGGCCAAGGCACTGGGCGCAGACGTCATCATCGGTCTGGGCCATCTGGGTGTTGACCCCTCCTCCTCTCCGTGGACCAGCGAAGAGGTCATCGCCAACACCACCGGCTTCGACGCCTTCATCGACGGCCACTCCCACACCGTTATGGAGAACAAGCAGGTCTATGACGCTGCCGGTAAGGCCGTCACCCTGACCCAGACCGGCTCCTACCTCGCCAACGTCGGCAAGATGACCCTCGCCGAGGACGGCACCATCACCACCGAGCTGATCTCCACCGCAGACGTCTCCGACGCCGCCGTGGCCGCTACCGCCGCAACGTGGGTCAAGGAAGTGGACGAGATGCTGGGCGAGCAGATCGCCGTCACCGACATCAACTTCTACATCAGCGACCCCGCCACCGGCAAGCGCCGCATCCGCTCGGGCGAGACCAACCTCGGCGACTTTGTGGCCGACGGCATCTACACCTACTTCAACGAGATCGAGCAGCTGGACTGCGACATCGCCATGATGAACGGCGGCGGCATCCGCACCGACGTGAGCGCGGGCGCCTGGTCCTTCAAGACCTGCAAGCAGATCAGCCCCTTCGGCAACGTGGCCTGCCTGATGGCCGTCACCGGCCAGCAGATCCAGGATGCGCTGGAGTTCGGTGCCCGCTTCGTCGGCCCGGAGGGCAAGGAGAACGGCGGCTTCCTGCACGTCGCCGGTGCGACCTATGAGATCCACACCGACATCCCCAACACCGTCCGCACCGACGACAAGAACGTCTGGCAGGGCAGCGCCACCGGCACGCCCCGCGTCCAGAACGTGCGCATCTACGACCGAAAGACCGGCACCTATGAGCCGCTGGATCCGAACCGCACCTACGCGCTGGCCGGCATGAACTACACCCTGCGCAATCTGGGCGACGGCTTCGCCATGTTCGACGGCGCAGAGCTGATCAAGGACTATGTCGCGGAGGACTACCTCGTCATGTCCACCTACGCCATGATCTTTGACGGCGCGACCGAGGGTATGCCGGTTCTGGCAAGCGCCAACAGCCCGCTGGCAAGCTACCCCGGCTACCTGCTGGATTATGAGGATCCGTATGGCGCAGGACGCATTCAGGTCGTCTGA
- a CDS encoding oleate hydratase — protein MYYSSGNYEAFAAPKKPEGVDHKSAYLIGSGLAALTAACYLVRDGQMKGGHVHVFEKDPIPGGACDGYKYDVGYVMRGGREMDNHFEVMWDLLRSIPSLETEGASVLDEYYWLNKADPNYSLCRATVNRGEDAHTDGKFGLSDKGAMEIMKLFFTPDEALEDKKITDYFDDEVLGSNFWLYWRTMFAFENWHSALEMKLYLKRYIHHIGGLPDFTALRFTRYNQYESIILPMVAYLKDHGVQFHYDTKVVDVQFSLEPGRKQAVGVTVDHKGEVTTIGLTENDLLFITNGGCVESCTVGAQNKAAGFDPAIRPGNGWDLWKKIAAQDPAFGHPEKFCSEPERSNWESATITTLDEKIPQYIQKICKRDPFSGRTVTGGIVTVKDSSWLLSWTLNRQQQFRDQPRNQLCVWVYGLFSDKPGDYVRKPMRDCTGREICMEWLYHLGVPVEDIASMAENSANTVPVMMPYIDAFFMPRAKGDRPDIVPEGAVNFAFLGQFAETARDTIFTTEYSMRTGMEAVYTLLDIDRGVPEVWGSTYDVRALLDATVKLRDGRKLTDMELPLMGRIALKEALKKIEGTDLEKLLRRYNAI, from the coding sequence ATGTACTATTCCAGTGGCAACTATGAGGCTTTTGCAGCGCCGAAAAAGCCGGAGGGCGTCGATCACAAATCGGCTTATCTCATCGGTTCCGGTCTGGCGGCCCTGACGGCGGCCTGCTATCTGGTGCGGGACGGCCAGATGAAAGGCGGGCATGTGCACGTGTTCGAGAAGGACCCCATCCCCGGCGGGGCCTGCGACGGCTATAAGTACGACGTGGGCTATGTGATGCGGGGCGGCCGCGAGATGGACAACCATTTTGAGGTCATGTGGGACCTGCTGCGCTCCATCCCGTCTCTGGAGACCGAGGGGGCCAGCGTGCTGGACGAGTATTACTGGCTGAACAAGGCCGACCCCAACTACTCCCTCTGCCGCGCGACGGTCAACCGCGGCGAGGACGCCCACACCGACGGCAAGTTCGGCCTGTCCGATAAAGGCGCCATGGAGATCATGAAGCTCTTCTTCACGCCCGACGAGGCGCTGGAGGACAAGAAGATCACCGATTACTTCGATGACGAGGTGCTTGGCTCCAACTTCTGGCTCTACTGGCGGACCATGTTCGCCTTCGAAAACTGGCACAGCGCCCTCGAGATGAAGCTCTACCTCAAGCGCTATATCCACCACATCGGCGGCCTGCCCGACTTCACCGCCCTCCGCTTTACCCGCTACAACCAGTATGAGTCCATCATCCTGCCCATGGTGGCCTACCTGAAGGACCATGGCGTCCAGTTCCACTACGACACCAAGGTGGTGGACGTCCAGTTCAGCCTTGAGCCGGGCAGAAAGCAGGCTGTGGGCGTTACAGTGGACCACAAGGGCGAGGTGACGACCATCGGCCTGACCGAGAACGACCTGCTCTTTATCACCAACGGCGGCTGCGTGGAGAGCTGCACCGTGGGTGCACAAAACAAGGCGGCGGGCTTCGACCCCGCCATCCGGCCGGGCAACGGCTGGGATCTGTGGAAGAAGATCGCGGCGCAGGACCCCGCCTTCGGACACCCGGAAAAGTTCTGCTCGGAGCCGGAGCGGAGCAACTGGGAGAGCGCCACCATCACCACGCTGGACGAGAAGATCCCGCAGTATATCCAGAAGATCTGCAAGCGCGACCCCTTCAGCGGCCGCACCGTCACCGGCGGCATCGTCACCGTGAAGGACTCCAGCTGGCTGCTGAGCTGGACCCTCAACCGCCAGCAGCAGTTCCGCGACCAGCCCCGGAACCAGCTCTGCGTCTGGGTCTACGGCCTGTTCAGCGACAAGCCCGGTGACTACGTCAGGAAGCCCATGCGGGACTGCACCGGCCGGGAGATCTGCATGGAGTGGCTGTACCATCTGGGCGTGCCGGTGGAGGACATCGCCTCGATGGCCGAGAACAGCGCCAACACCGTGCCGGTGATGATGCCCTATATCGACGCCTTCTTCATGCCCCGGGCCAAGGGCGACCGCCCCGACATCGTGCCCGAGGGGGCAGTGAACTTCGCCTTCCTCGGCCAGTTCGCCGAGACGGCCCGGGACACCATCTTCACCACCGAATACTCCATGCGCACCGGCATGGAGGCCGTGTACACCCTGCTGGACATCGACCGGGGCGTGCCGGAGGTCTGGGGCAGCACCTACGACGTCCGTGCTCTGCTCGACGCGACGGTCAAGCTGCGGGACGGCAGGAAGCTCACGGACATGGAGCTGCCCCTTATGGGCCGCATCGCCCTGAAGGAAGCGCTGAAAAAGATCGAGGGCACCGACCTCGAAAAGCTCCTGCGCCGCTACAACGCCATCTGA
- a CDS encoding GNAT family N-acetyltransferase gives MSIRHAVPTDVDTLADIEAASYPPAEGASRQSIAGRVAVYPDHFWLLEEDGGVKAFVNGLVTDQPDLTDAMYDDPHLHTPEGSWQMIFSVVTAPAHRREGCASRVLRQVCADAKAAGRRGVVLTCKERLIGFYARFGFVDEGVSASTHGDVVWHQMRLTF, from the coding sequence ATGAGCATCCGTCATGCAGTCCCTACCGATGTGGACACGCTGGCCGACATCGAAGCGGCATCCTATCCGCCCGCCGAGGGGGCGTCCCGGCAGAGCATCGCCGGGCGGGTGGCCGTCTACCCGGACCATTTCTGGCTGCTGGAGGAGGACGGCGGGGTGAAAGCCTTCGTCAACGGCCTCGTCACCGACCAGCCCGACCTCACCGACGCGATGTACGACGACCCCCATCTCCACACGCCGGAGGGCAGCTGGCAGATGATCTTCAGCGTCGTCACCGCCCCGGCCCATCGGCGGGAGGGCTGTGCGTCCCGTGTTTTGCGGCAGGTCTGTGCCGACGCAAAGGCCGCTGGCCGCAGGGGCGTCGTGCTCACCTGCAAGGAGAGGCTCATCGGCTTCTACGCCCGGTTCGGCTTCGTGGACGAGGGCGTGTCCGCCTCCACCCACGGCGACGTCGTCTGGCATCAGATGCGCCTGACCTTCTGA